The following proteins are encoded in a genomic region of Periophthalmus magnuspinnatus isolate fPerMag1 chromosome 21, fPerMag1.2.pri, whole genome shotgun sequence:
- the idh1 gene encoding isocitrate dehydrogenase [NADP] cytoplasmic gives MAQKIKAGSVVEMQGDEMTRVIWELIKEKLIFPYLELDMHSFDLGMENRDATNDQVTIEAAEAVRLYNVGIKCATITPDEKRVEEFKLKQMWRSPNGTIRNILGGTVFREAIICKNIPRLVPGWIKPIIIGRHAHGDQYKATDFVVPGPGKVEMTYTPTQGEPVKFLVHDFQGTGGVALGMYNTDKSIRDFAHSSFQMALNKNWPLYLSTKNTILKKYDGRFKDIFQDIYEKEYRAQFEAKGIWYEHRLIDDMVAQAMKSEGGFIWACKNYDGDVQSDSVAQGYGSLGMMTSVLICPDGRTVESEAAHGTVTRHYRQHQQGKETSTNPIASIFAWTRGLLHRASLDNNKELKYFAEALEAVCIETIEAGFMTKDLAICIKGLPNVTRADYLNTFEFLDKLAENLKAKMANQPKL, from the exons atgGCTCAGAAGATCAAGGCCGGTTCAGTGGTGGAGATGCAAGGAGATGAGATGACCCGGGTCATTTGGGAGCTCATCAAAGAGAAGCTGATCTTTCCCTACCTGGAGCTGGACATGCACAG CTTCGACCTGGGCATGGAAAACCGAGACGCAACAAATGACCAGGTGACCATAGAGGCAGCGGAGGCGGTGCGTCTCTACAACGTGGGCATCAAATGTGCCACCATCACCCCCGACGAGAAGAGGGTGGAGGAGTTCAAGCTGAAGCAGATGTGGCGCTCGCCCAATGGGACCATCCGGAACATTCTGGGAGGGACAgtgttcagggaggccattatCTGTAAGAACATTCCCCGTCTGGTGCCCGGCTGGATCAAACCCATCATCATCGGCAGACACGCCCACGGAGACCAG TACAAAGCCACAGACTTTGTGGTGCCTGGTCCTGGGAAAGTTGAaatgacgtacacgcccactcaAGGAGAACCCGTCAAGTTTTTAGTTCATGATTTTCAAG GCACAGGAGGTGTTGCTTTGGGTATGTACAACACTGATAAATCCATCAGGGACTTTGCGCACAGCTCTTTTCAGATGGCCCTAAACAAAAACTGGCCTCTCTACCTCAGCACCAAGAACACCATCCTCAAAAAGTACGACGGGCGATTTAAAGACATCTTCCAGGACATCTATGAGAA GGAGTACCGCGCTCAGTTCGAGGCTAAAGGGATTTGGTACGAGCACAGACTGATTGACGATATGGTCGCTCAGGCCATGAAGTCTGAAGGAGGTTTTATTTGGGCCTGTAAAAACTACGACGGGGATGTGCAGTCCGATTCAGTTGCGCAAG GTTATGGCTCCCTGGGCATGATGACCAGCGTGCTGATCTGTCCCGACGGTCGCACAGTAGAGTCCGAGGCCGCTCATGGTACAGTGACACGCCACTACAGGCAGCACCAGCAGGGCAAAGAAACCTCCACTAACCCCATCG CCTCAATCTTCGCCTGGACCCGCGGCCTGCTGCACAGAGCCTCACTGGACAACAACAAGGAGCTCAAGTATTTTGCAGAAGCCCTGGAAGCAGTTTGCATTGAAACTATTGAAGCTGGTTTCATGACCAAAGACTTGGCGATCTGCATTAAAGGCCTGCCTAA TGTGACACGCGCCGACTACTTAAACACATTCGAATTCCTGGATAAACTGGCAGAGAACCTGAAGGCGAAGATGGCCAACCAGCCCAAACTGTGA